One window of the Leptospira koniambonensis genome contains the following:
- the gyrB gene encoding DNA topoisomerase (ATP-hydrolyzing) subunit B — protein MSQPESSYSAGQIKILEGLEAVRKRPGMYIGTQDETGLHKMVYEVVDNSVDEAMAGHCTDITISILPDNIIEVKDNGRGIPVAIHPEKNISTIEVVMTILHAGGKFENDAYKVSGGLHGVGVSVVNALSESLEVEVYQNGKIHQQKYSRGVPQGPVNVIGDTTERGTVVRFKPDATIFTTTEFHFDVLTSRFRELAFLNKGLKLIVQDKRKSDSEKHEFIFDGGIVSFVEYLNENKHPLHKTIHFERNKDDVVAEIAIQYSDTYSENIFCFTNNINNNLGGTHLEGFRAALTRTLNDFLKKDQQLVKKQPTALSGEDLKEGITAVISVKIPQPQFNSQTKEKLVNAEIKGIMQTLTGEGLSLFFEENPAITKKILEKCILSAKAREAARKARDLTRRKSVLEGGGLPGKLADCSEKDPAASELYIVEGDSAGGSAKQGRDRHYQAILPLKGKILNVEKARLDKILGNEEIRTLVSALGTGIGEDEFNIDKARYHKVFIMTDADIDGSHIRTLLLTFFFRYMKPIIEKGFLYVAQPPLYLIKHGKTSTYLFSDKEKDEYLKSLGTEKAVIQRYKGLGEMNPEQLWETTMDPEKRVVLKVKLDDYVEAEDTFNILMGDEVNPRRRFIEVNAAKVANLDL, from the coding sequence ATGAGCCAACCAGAAAGCAGTTATAGCGCAGGTCAGATCAAAATCCTAGAAGGATTAGAGGCTGTACGTAAGCGCCCCGGAATGTATATCGGGACCCAAGATGAGACCGGTCTTCATAAGATGGTCTATGAGGTCGTCGATAACTCTGTAGACGAGGCAATGGCAGGCCATTGTACAGACATTACTATCTCCATTCTTCCTGATAATATAATAGAAGTGAAGGACAATGGGCGCGGAATCCCAGTTGCCATTCACCCGGAAAAAAATATCTCCACAATCGAAGTTGTTATGACCATCCTACATGCCGGTGGTAAGTTCGAGAACGATGCCTATAAGGTTTCCGGCGGACTCCATGGTGTTGGGGTATCTGTAGTTAATGCACTTTCTGAATCATTGGAAGTGGAAGTTTACCAAAATGGAAAGATCCATCAGCAAAAGTATTCCAGAGGTGTGCCTCAAGGTCCCGTAAACGTGATTGGAGATACTACCGAAAGAGGTACTGTTGTTCGATTCAAACCGGATGCAACTATCTTTACTACTACTGAATTCCATTTTGACGTGCTTACTTCTCGTTTTAGAGAATTGGCATTTTTGAATAAGGGTTTAAAACTTATCGTTCAGGACAAAAGAAAGTCCGACTCGGAAAAACATGAGTTCATATTTGATGGAGGTATCGTTTCTTTCGTTGAATATCTAAACGAAAACAAACATCCTCTTCACAAAACAATTCATTTCGAAAGAAATAAAGACGATGTGGTCGCAGAGATCGCGATCCAATACTCTGATACATATTCTGAAAATATTTTTTGTTTCACCAATAATATTAATAATAACTTGGGTGGAACTCACTTAGAAGGTTTTCGTGCTGCTTTAACTAGAACACTTAATGATTTCTTAAAGAAAGATCAGCAGCTCGTAAAAAAACAACCCACTGCATTATCTGGAGAGGATTTAAAAGAAGGGATCACAGCTGTAATTTCAGTAAAAATTCCTCAGCCTCAGTTTAACTCCCAGACAAAAGAAAAATTAGTAAACGCAGAGATCAAAGGGATCATGCAAACTCTAACTGGAGAAGGTCTTTCTCTTTTCTTCGAAGAGAATCCTGCGATTACTAAAAAGATATTAGAAAAATGTATATTATCTGCTAAGGCTCGTGAGGCCGCTCGTAAAGCTCGTGATCTAACTCGTCGTAAGTCAGTATTAGAAGGCGGCGGTCTTCCTGGAAAATTGGCGGACTGTTCCGAAAAAGATCCCGCTGCTTCTGAACTTTATATTGTAGAGGGTGACTCAGCGGGTGGTTCTGCTAAGCAAGGAAGAGATAGACATTACCAGGCAATTCTTCCTCTAAAAGGAAAAATCCTAAACGTAGAAAAGGCTCGTTTAGATAAAATTCTTGGTAATGAAGAAATTCGTACCTTAGTTTCCGCATTAGGAACTGGAATTGGCGAAGATGAATTCAATATAGATAAGGCTCGTTATCATAAGGTTTTTATTATGACGGATGCGGATATAGATGGTTCTCATATTCGTACACTTCTTCTTACATTCTTCTTTCGTTATATGAAACCTATCATCGAAAAAGGGTTTCTATATGTTGCACAACCTCCTCTGTATTTGATCAAACACGGTAAGACATCTACTTATTTATTCTCTGATAAAGAGAAGGATGAGTATTTAAAATCTTTAGGAACAGAAAAGGCAGTCATTCAACGATATAAAGGTTTGGGTGAGATGAATCCAGAGCAACTTTGGGAAACAACAATGGATCCTGAAAAGCGAGTCGTTCTAAAAGTAAAACTAGATGATTACGTGGAAGCAGAAGATACATTTAATATACTTATGGGCGACGAAGTAAATCCGAGACGTCGCTTTATTGAGGTCAACGCTGCAAAAGTTGCGAACCTTGATCTTTAA
- a CDS encoding DciA family protein yields the protein MKEESKIQKIDPQEFKNILQSLGLTEESLAEKIAVQTLVKRWVDIIGPVYANHSEPFAVHGDVLVIITVHSAYKQEILFMRKRILSYSARYLGRDVVKKIEIRIGNLTPKRQKSPSYTADKTGLEGKQNLVSLAEKETDPIAKKRLLELIEFL from the coding sequence ATGAAAGAAGAATCCAAGATACAAAAAATTGATCCTCAGGAGTTCAAAAATATTCTTCAAAGTTTGGGCTTAACTGAAGAAAGTTTAGCGGAGAAGATTGCAGTCCAAACTTTAGTTAAACGCTGGGTCGACATAATAGGTCCAGTATATGCAAATCATTCAGAACCATTTGCGGTTCACGGTGATGTGTTGGTCATCATAACAGTTCACTCTGCATACAAACAAGAGATCCTTTTTATGAGAAAGAGAATCTTAAGTTATTCCGCTCGTTATCTAGGAAGAGATGTAGTAAAAAAAATTGAAATTAGGATAGGAAATCTCACTCCTAAAAGACAAAAATCCCCCTCATATACCGCAGATAAAACTGGATTGGAGGGCAAACAAAACCTAGTTTCTTTAGCTGAAAAAGAAACAGATCCCATTGCGAAAAAAAGACTTTTAGAGCTGATTGAATTCCTCTGA